The Streptomyces sp. NBC_01353 genome contains a region encoding:
- a CDS encoding peroxiredoxin has product MAIEVGTKAPEFELKDNHGRTVKLSDFKGEKNVVLLFYPFAFTGVCTGELCELRDNLPKFVNDDTQLLAVSNDSIHTLRVFAEQEGLEYPLLSDFWKHGEASRAYGVFDEEKGCAARGTFIIDKEGVVRWTVLNALPDARDLGEYMKALDTL; this is encoded by the coding sequence ATGGCGATCGAGGTCGGCACCAAGGCCCCGGAGTTCGAGCTCAAGGACAATCACGGCCGCACCGTGAAGCTCTCCGACTTCAAGGGGGAGAAGAACGTGGTGCTGCTCTTCTACCCCTTCGCCTTCACCGGCGTCTGCACCGGCGAGCTGTGCGAGCTGCGCGACAACCTGCCGAAGTTCGTCAACGACGACACCCAGCTCCTCGCGGTCTCCAACGACTCCATCCACACCCTGCGCGTCTTCGCCGAGCAGGAGGGCCTGGAGTACCCGCTGCTCTCCGACTTCTGGAAGCACGGCGAGGCCTCTCGCGCGTACGGCGTCTTCGACGAGGAGAAGGGCTGCGCCGCGCGCGGCACCTTCATCATCGACAAGGAGGGCGTCGTGCGCTGGACCGTCCTGAACGCCCTTCCGGACGCCCGGGACCTCGGCGAGTACATGAAGGCCCTCGACACTCTCTGA
- a CDS encoding phosphoribosyltransferase, with amino-acid sequence MKDDVVWSGTWVAERLGVELIGGEELPGLLGLALRRNPKRAHLLVSNVLGKHVPQRPSVVHGAGYDLGVRVRELLGEEDAARAVVLGYAETATGLGHSVADGVGLAPYLHSTRRPVAGVAPAGGFEESHSHATSHLLLPEDPKLLAGEGTSQAEGSGVGPLVLVDDEFSTGNTVLNTIRDLHERYPRDRYVIVALVDMRTPADRDRLTAFAAEIGARVDLLTLAAGTVGLPEGVLEKGQELVARYEAAASGAPDVSVDPAVAGGHAVSVDAAVAGDPEEPAASAVPASRGTAAAVRVDLDWPQGVPDGGRHGFTPEHRSRLETSLPALAARLAEALPPAGPGRVLVLGFEELMYAPLALGLALEERGVDVSYSTTTRSPVLAVDDPGYAIRTRLVFPAHDEPADGPGERYAYNVAGAGFDAVVAVVDSVADTPELHAPDGLLARLAEHIPHVVLAVVPSYVPSYGPAPASIPAPATEAPERSSMLPEPLRGPAFSSYAPEEVGWLLQDLSDVELEAPTEEREEAIQSGGAHYAESLPVEYQPSDRYQELFRAALETSAARIARAVGCVTETVLAEKSGTPVLVSLARAGTPVGVLMRRWAQARHGIDLPHYAVSIVRGRGIDANALRWLAAHHDPADVVFVDGWTGKGAITRELAEAIEEFERVEGITGFDPEIAVLADPGSCVRTYGTREDFLIPSACLNSTVSGLISRTVLRADLVGPDDFHGGKFYRELADADVSNDFLDAVSARFDEVADGVDTDVKELLSADRTPTWEGWAAVERISEEYGIHDVNLVKPGVGETTRVLLRRVPWKILAQRGAGADLAHVRLLADQRGVPVEEVDGLPYTCVGLIHPQYTRGATGADGKAVVSQ; translated from the coding sequence GTGAAGGACGACGTGGTGTGGTCGGGAACGTGGGTCGCGGAGCGACTGGGCGTCGAACTGATCGGCGGCGAGGAGCTCCCAGGCCTGTTGGGCCTCGCACTGCGCCGCAACCCGAAGCGCGCGCATCTGCTGGTCTCCAACGTGCTCGGCAAGCATGTGCCGCAGCGCCCCTCGGTGGTCCACGGCGCCGGGTACGACCTGGGCGTACGCGTACGTGAGCTGCTCGGCGAGGAGGACGCGGCACGTGCCGTCGTCCTCGGTTACGCGGAGACGGCGACCGGCCTCGGCCACAGCGTCGCCGACGGCGTCGGCCTCGCCCCCTACCTGCACTCCACCCGGCGGCCGGTGGCGGGCGTCGCCCCGGCCGGCGGCTTCGAGGAGTCCCACTCGCACGCCACCTCGCACCTGCTGCTCCCGGAGGACCCGAAGCTGCTGGCCGGTGAGGGTACCTCCCAGGCCGAAGGCTCCGGGGTTGGCCCGCTGGTCCTCGTCGACGACGAGTTCTCCACCGGCAACACGGTCCTCAACACCATCCGGGACCTGCACGAACGCTACCCGCGCGACCGGTACGTGATCGTCGCCCTGGTCGACATGCGCACCCCCGCCGACCGGGACCGGCTCACGGCCTTCGCGGCCGAGATCGGCGCCCGCGTGGACCTGCTGACCCTGGCGGCGGGCACGGTGGGCCTGCCGGAGGGCGTCCTGGAGAAGGGCCAGGAGCTGGTGGCGCGGTACGAGGCCGCCGCGTCCGGCGCACCGGACGTGAGCGTGGATCCCGCCGTGGCCGGGGGTCATGCCGTGAGCGTGGATGCCGCCGTGGCCGGGGATCCCGAAGAGCCGGCCGCTTCCGCCGTTCCTGCGTCGCGCGGTACCGCGGCGGCCGTACGCGTCGACCTTGACTGGCCGCAGGGCGTACCGGACGGCGGCCGCCACGGCTTCACACCGGAGCACCGCTCCCGCCTGGAGACGTCCCTCCCGGCGCTGGCGGCGCGGCTCGCCGAGGCGCTCCCGCCCGCGGGGCCCGGTCGCGTCCTCGTCCTCGGCTTCGAGGAACTGATGTACGCACCGCTCGCGCTCGGGCTCGCCCTCGAGGAACGCGGCGTCGACGTCTCGTACTCCACCACCACCCGCTCGCCCGTCCTCGCCGTCGACGACCCCGGCTACGCCATACGCACCCGGCTTGTCTTCCCCGCCCACGACGAGCCCGCCGACGGGCCCGGCGAGCGGTACGCCTACAACGTGGCCGGCGCAGGGTTCGACGCGGTCGTCGCCGTCGTCGACTCCGTCGCCGACACCCCTGAACTGCACGCCCCCGACGGTCTGCTGGCCCGGCTCGCGGAGCACATTCCGCACGTGGTCCTCGCCGTCGTCCCCTCGTACGTCCCGTCGTACGGACCCGCTCCCGCTTCGATCCCCGCTCCCGCCACCGAAGCTCCCGAAAGGAGCTCCATGCTGCCCGAGCCCCTCCGCGGCCCCGCCTTCTCCTCGTACGCGCCCGAGGAGGTCGGCTGGCTGCTCCAGGACCTCTCGGACGTCGAGCTGGAGGCCCCGACAGAGGAGCGCGAGGAGGCGATCCAGAGCGGAGGCGCCCACTACGCCGAGTCGCTGCCGGTCGAGTACCAGCCGAGCGACCGGTACCAGGAGCTCTTCCGCGCCGCCCTGGAGACCTCTGCCGCCCGCATCGCGCGGGCCGTCGGCTGCGTCACCGAGACTGTGCTCGCCGAGAAGTCCGGCACGCCCGTCCTCGTCTCCCTCGCCCGGGCCGGCACCCCCGTCGGCGTCCTCATGCGCCGCTGGGCCCAGGCCCGCCACGGCATCGACCTGCCCCACTACGCCGTCTCCATCGTGCGCGGCCGCGGCATCGACGCCAACGCGCTGCGCTGGCTCGCCGCCCATCACGACCCGGCCGACGTCGTCTTCGTCGACGGCTGGACCGGCAAGGGTGCCATCACCCGCGAACTCGCCGAGGCGATCGAGGAGTTCGAGCGCGTCGAGGGAATCACCGGCTTCGATCCGGAGATCGCCGTCCTCGCCGACCCCGGCTCCTGCGTGCGTACCTACGGCACCCGCGAGGACTTCCTCATCCCCTCCGCCTGCCTGAACTCCACCGTCTCCGGCCTGATATCGCGTACGGTGCTGCGCGCCGACCTCGTCGGGCCCGACGACTTCCACGGCGGCAAGTTCTACCGCGAACTGGCCGACGCCGACGTCTCGAACGACTTCCTCGACGCCGTCTCCGCCCGTTTCGACGAGGTCGCGGACGGCGTCGACACCGACGTCAAGGAGCTGCTCTCCGCCGACCGCACCCCCACCTGGGAGGGCTGGGCGGCCGTCGAGCGGATCAGCGAGGAGTACGGCATCCACGACGTCAACCTGGTCAAGCCCGGCGTCGGCGAGACCACCCGGGTCCTGCTGCGCCGTGTCCCCTGGAAGATCCTCGCCCAGCGCGGTGCGGGCGCCGACCTCGCGCACGTACGGCTGCTCGCCGATCAGCGCGGGGTGCCCGTCGAGGAGGTCGACGGACTCCCGTACACCTGCGTGGGACTGATCCACCCCCAGTACACGAGAGGCGCCACAGGCGCCGACGGGAAGGCGGTGGTCTCCCAGTGA
- a CDS encoding TerD family protein, translating to MGVSLSKGGNVSLTKEAPGLTAVTVGLGWDVRTTTGTDFDLDASAILVSPEGKVRNDQDFVFFNNLKSADGSVEHTGDNLTGEGEGDDEQVKVSLATVPADVAKIVFPVSIYDAENRQQSFGQVRNAFIRVVNQAGGAEIARYDLSEDASTETAMVFGELYRNGDEWKFRAVGQGYASGLRGIAADFGVNV from the coding sequence GTGGGAGTCAGCCTCAGCAAGGGCGGCAACGTCTCGCTGACCAAGGAGGCCCCTGGCCTGACCGCCGTCACCGTCGGTCTGGGCTGGGACGTCCGTACGACCACCGGGACGGACTTCGACCTCGACGCCAGCGCCATTCTGGTGAGCCCCGAGGGCAAGGTCCGCAACGACCAGGACTTCGTGTTCTTCAACAACCTGAAGAGCGCGGACGGCTCGGTCGAGCACACCGGTGACAACCTCACCGGCGAGGGCGAAGGCGACGACGAGCAGGTCAAGGTCAGCCTGGCCACGGTGCCCGCCGATGTCGCCAAGATCGTCTTCCCGGTGTCGATCTACGACGCCGAGAACCGCCAGCAGTCCTTCGGCCAGGTCCGCAACGCGTTCATCCGCGTCGTGAACCAGGCCGGTGGTGCCGAGATCGCCCGGTACGACCTCTCCGAGGACGCCTCGACCGAGACCGCCATGGTCTTCGGCGAGCTGTACCGCAACGGCGACGAGTGGAAGTTCCGCGCCGTGGGCCAGGGCTATGCCTCCGGCCTGCGGGGTATCGCGGCGGACTTCGGCGTCAACGTCTGA
- a CDS encoding DUF475 domain-containing protein, whose translation MVLKTFGWSFAITALGLVAAVLYGGWEAFGIVAILCILEISLSFDNAVVNAGILKKMNAFWQKIFLTIGVLIAVFGMRLVFPVVIVAISAKIGPIEAVDLALNDAERYEQLVTDAHPSIAAFGGMFLLMIFLDFIFEDRDIKWLGWLERPLAKLGKIDMLSVCIALIVLAASAMTFATQAHQHGGTHVDKAATVLLSGVFGLITYLVVGGLSGYFENKLEEEEEREHEAEEEAKRSGKKVGAVQLAGKAAFFMFLYLEVLDASFSFDGVIGAFAVTNDIVLMALGLGVGAMYVRSLTVYLVRQGTLDDYIYLEHGAHYAIGALAAILMISIRYQIPEVVTGLIGVAFIGWSFWSSVRRNRALAAAEGNADSSGKTEVSSGV comes from the coding sequence GTGGTTCTGAAAACCTTCGGCTGGTCGTTCGCCATCACGGCGCTCGGTCTGGTCGCAGCGGTGCTCTACGGGGGGTGGGAAGCGTTCGGGATCGTCGCGATCCTGTGCATCCTCGAGATCTCGCTGTCCTTCGACAATGCGGTGGTCAACGCCGGAATCCTGAAGAAGATGAATGCCTTCTGGCAGAAGATCTTCCTCACGATCGGTGTGCTCATCGCAGTCTTCGGCATGCGCCTGGTCTTCCCCGTCGTGATCGTCGCGATCAGCGCCAAGATCGGCCCCATCGAGGCCGTCGATCTCGCCCTCAACGACGCCGAGCGCTACGAGCAGCTCGTGACCGACGCACACCCGTCGATCGCGGCCTTCGGCGGCATGTTCCTGCTGATGATCTTCCTCGACTTCATCTTCGAGGATCGTGACATCAAGTGGCTCGGCTGGCTGGAGCGCCCGCTGGCCAAGCTCGGCAAGATCGACATGCTGTCGGTCTGCATCGCCCTGATCGTCCTGGCGGCCAGCGCCATGACCTTCGCGACCCAGGCCCACCAGCACGGCGGTACGCACGTCGACAAGGCGGCGACCGTCCTGCTCTCGGGCGTCTTCGGTCTCATCACGTACCTCGTCGTCGGCGGTCTCTCCGGCTACTTCGAGAACAAGCTGGAGGAGGAAGAGGAGCGCGAGCACGAGGCCGAGGAGGAGGCCAAGCGCAGCGGCAAGAAGGTCGGCGCCGTGCAGCTGGCCGGCAAGGCCGCCTTCTTCATGTTCCTCTACCTCGAGGTCCTCGACGCGTCGTTCTCCTTCGACGGTGTCATCGGCGCCTTCGCCGTCACCAACGACATCGTCCTGATGGCGCTCGGCCTCGGCGTCGGCGCGATGTACGTCCGTTCGCTGACGGTCTACCTGGTCCGCCAGGGCACGCTCGACGACTACATCTACCTCGAGCACGGCGCCCACTACGCCATCGGTGCGCTCGCGGCGATCCTCATGATCAGCATCCGCTACCAGATCCCCGAGGTCGTCACCGGCCTCATCGGTGTCGCCTTCATCGGATGGTCCTTCTGGTCCTCCGTCCGCCGTAACAGGGCATTGGCGGCGGCCGAGGGAAATGCTGACTCCTCGGGCAAGACCGAGGTGTCTTCCGGGGTGTGA
- a CDS encoding HAD family hydrolase, whose protein sequence is MVASDLDRTLIYSSAALALGMPDAQAPRLLSIEVHESKPLSYMTEDAALLLEHLGAEAVFVPTTTRTRKQYQRIQLPGPAPKYAICANGGHILVDGVSDRDWHEAVVRRLAEECAPLGEIRAYFTATTDLSWVRKHRVAEDLFAYLVVERERLPEEWLKRFGDWADDRGWTVSLQGRKVYAVPKPLTKSAAMREVARRCGATLTLAAGDSLLDADLLLAADRAWRPGHGELADTAWSAPHVDVLAERGVAAGEEIIRRFRVAVAEHHASVPAQLNGSPAVLPDPA, encoded by the coding sequence ATGGTCGCGAGCGACCTCGACCGTACGCTGATCTACTCCTCCGCCGCCCTCGCGCTCGGCATGCCCGACGCGCAGGCGCCCCGACTGCTCAGCATCGAGGTACACGAGTCCAAGCCGCTGTCGTACATGACCGAGGACGCGGCCCTGCTTCTGGAGCACCTGGGCGCCGAAGCGGTCTTCGTACCCACCACCACCCGGACCCGCAAGCAGTACCAGCGCATCCAACTCCCCGGGCCCGCACCGAAGTACGCGATCTGCGCCAACGGCGGGCACATCCTCGTCGACGGCGTCAGCGACCGCGACTGGCACGAGGCCGTGGTGCGCCGACTGGCCGAGGAGTGCGCGCCGCTCGGCGAGATCCGCGCGTACTTCACCGCCACCACGGACCTGTCCTGGGTCCGCAAGCACCGGGTCGCCGAGGACCTCTTCGCGTACCTCGTCGTGGAGCGCGAGCGGCTGCCGGAGGAGTGGCTGAAGCGCTTCGGCGACTGGGCCGACGACCGCGGCTGGACCGTCTCCCTCCAGGGCCGCAAGGTGTACGCCGTGCCGAAGCCGCTCACCAAGAGCGCGGCGATGCGCGAGGTCGCGCGCCGCTGCGGCGCCACGCTCACCCTGGCCGCCGGGGACTCCCTCCTCGACGCCGACCTGCTGCTCGCCGCCGACCGCGCCTGGCGGCCCGGCCACGGAGAGCTCGCCGACACGGCCTGGAGCGCCCCGCACGTCGACGTGCTCGCCGAGCGCGGCGTGGCGGCGGGCGAGGAGATCATCCGCCGGTTCCGGGTGGCCGTGGCCGAGCACCACGCGTCGGTGCCGGCGCAGCTCAACGGGTCCCCCGCCGTACTCCCCGACCCGGCCTGA
- a CDS encoding HpcH/HpaI aldolase/citrate lyase family protein, with protein sequence MRHFGHIPSASRAGLFHQEPAEFTADSPASTLAVALGATLYSPATRPRLADDVRKQAARGVVSMVLCLEDSIDDAEVEAAEANLVRQFADLAAADAPQDVPLLFIRVREPRQITDLVARLGDSVRLLSGFVLPKFTETRGRAFLEALTVAERASGRRLFAMPVLESPELLHLETRAETLAGIAATVDKYRDRVLALRLGVTDFCSAYGLRRSPDMTAYDVQLVAHVIADVVNVLGRSGGTGFTITGPVWEYFRLGERMFKPQLRRSPFLEGRAEDLRTALIEHDLDGLLREIELDRANGLLGKTCIHPTHVVPVHALSVVSHEEYSDAQDILRPERGGGGVMRSAYTNKMNEVKPHRAWAERTLLRAEVFGVAKEDVGFVDLLTAGLAG encoded by the coding sequence ATGCGTCATTTCGGGCACATCCCGTCCGCTTCGCGGGCAGGGCTGTTCCATCAGGAGCCGGCCGAGTTCACCGCCGACTCGCCCGCGAGCACGCTCGCCGTGGCCCTGGGGGCCACCCTCTACAGCCCGGCCACCCGGCCGCGGCTCGCCGACGACGTGCGCAAACAGGCCGCACGCGGGGTCGTCTCCATGGTGCTGTGCCTGGAGGACTCCATCGACGACGCCGAAGTGGAGGCGGCCGAGGCCAATCTCGTCCGCCAGTTCGCCGACCTCGCCGCGGCGGACGCCCCCCAGGATGTGCCCCTGCTCTTCATCCGGGTCCGTGAGCCCCGCCAGATCACCGATCTGGTCGCACGGCTCGGCGACAGCGTCCGCCTGCTGTCCGGCTTCGTGCTGCCGAAGTTCACCGAGACACGCGGACGGGCCTTCCTCGAAGCCCTCACCGTCGCCGAGCGGGCGAGCGGACGGCGGCTTTTCGCCATGCCCGTCCTCGAATCGCCCGAGCTTCTGCACCTGGAGACCCGCGCCGAGACCCTCGCCGGCATCGCCGCGACTGTAGACAAGTACCGGGACCGGGTCCTCGCCCTGCGGCTCGGCGTCACCGACTTCTGCTCCGCGTACGGACTGCGCCGCTCGCCCGACATGACGGCCTACGACGTCCAGCTCGTCGCCCATGTCATCGCCGACGTCGTCAACGTCCTCGGCCGCTCCGGCGGCACCGGCTTCACCATCACCGGGCCCGTCTGGGAGTACTTCCGGCTCGGCGAGCGCATGTTCAAGCCCCAGCTGCGCCGCAGCCCCTTCCTGGAGGGCCGCGCGGAGGACCTGCGCACCGCGCTCATCGAGCACGACCTCGACGGGCTGCTGCGCGAGATCGAACTCGACCGGGCCAACGGCCTGCTCGGCAAGACCTGCATCCACCCCACCCATGTGGTGCCGGTGCACGCGCTCTCCGTGGTCAGCCACGAGGAGTACAGCGACGCCCAGGACATCCTGCGGCCCGAACGCGGCGGGGGCGGCGTGATGCGTTCCGCGTACACGAACAAGATGAACGAGGTGAAGCCGCATCGCGCGTGGGCCGAACGGACCCTCCTGCGCGCCGAGGTCTTCGGCGTCGCCAAGGAGGACGTCGGCTTCGTCGATCTGCTCACCGCCGGACTGGCCGGCTGA
- a CDS encoding TerD family protein, with product MTFMTHAMLKGSNVPLDTAAVRAVLRWTPGPGVPDVDASALLLGADGRVRSDEDFVFYNQPRHPSGLVRRLPKKRVAEGLTDTVEADLGGLDPSVDQVVIAASSDGDTFRSVSDLRILLYDAGAADGEPLALFDVKAETGEETAIICGELYRRGDGWKFRAVGQGYPTGLVGLATDFGISVDEGTDQGTSDAGAGEAPSAADPGLDATVVQPPVSVPPQPPTPPAPVPGYGYPQPATPAQPAYGYPQPVSPPQPAYGYPQPVSPAQPAYGYPQPAAAAAPAPDPNFRLPPMGPQFVRP from the coding sequence ATGACGTTCATGACGCACGCGATGCTGAAGGGCTCCAACGTCCCTCTCGACACCGCGGCCGTACGGGCCGTGCTCCGCTGGACCCCGGGACCCGGGGTCCCCGACGTGGATGCCTCGGCGCTGCTCCTCGGCGCCGACGGTCGTGTGCGTTCCGACGAGGACTTCGTCTTCTACAACCAGCCGCGCCATCCGTCGGGGCTGGTGCGGAGGCTGCCGAAGAAGCGGGTGGCGGAGGGGCTGACCGACACGGTCGAGGCCGATCTCGGTGGGCTCGACCCGTCGGTCGACCAGGTGGTGATCGCGGCCTCCTCGGACGGCGACACCTTCCGTTCCGTCTCCGACCTGCGGATTCTGCTCTACGACGCGGGTGCGGCGGACGGGGAGCCGCTGGCCCTGTTCGATGTGAAGGCGGAGACGGGCGAGGAGACGGCGATCATCTGCGGCGAGCTGTACCGCCGCGGGGACGGCTGGAAGTTCCGCGCCGTGGGGCAGGGCTATCCGACGGGGCTCGTCGGGCTCGCCACCGACTTCGGGATCTCGGTGGACGAGGGCACGGACCAGGGGACGTCCGACGCGGGAGCGGGCGAGGCTCCGTCCGCCGCGGACCCGGGGCTCGACGCGACGGTCGTCCAGCCTCCCGTGTCCGTACCGCCGCAGCCGCCCACTCCCCCGGCGCCCGTACCGGGCTACGGCTACCCGCAGCCGGCCACGCCCGCGCAGCCCGCGTACGGCTATCCACAGCCCGTCTCCCCGCCGCAGCCCGCGTACGGCTATCCGCAGCCCGTCTCGCCCGCCCAGCCCGCCTACGGCTATCCACAGCCCGCGGCGGCCGCCGCGCCCGCTCCGGACCCGAACTTCCGGCTGCCTCCGATGGGCCCGCAGTTCGTCCGCCCGTAA
- a CDS encoding TerD family protein → MGVTLAKGGNVSLSKAAPNLTQVLVGLGWDARSTTGAPFDLDASALLCQSGRVLGDEYFVFYNNLKSPEGSVEHTGDNLTGEGEGDDESLIVDLIKVPPHCDKIIFPVSIHEADNRGQTFGQVSNAFIRVVNQADGQELARYDLSEDASTETAMIFGELYRYGGEWKFRAVGQGYASGLRGIALDFGVNVS, encoded by the coding sequence ATGGGCGTCACGCTCGCCAAGGGAGGCAATGTCTCCCTCTCCAAGGCCGCACCCAACCTCACCCAGGTGCTGGTCGGCCTCGGCTGGGACGCGCGCTCCACCACCGGAGCGCCCTTCGACCTCGACGCCAGCGCCCTGCTGTGCCAGTCGGGACGAGTGCTCGGCGACGAGTACTTCGTCTTCTACAACAACCTGAAGAGCCCCGAGGGCTCCGTCGAACACACCGGCGACAACCTCACCGGCGAGGGCGAAGGCGACGACGAGTCGCTCATCGTGGACCTCATCAAGGTCCCGCCCCACTGCGACAAGATCATCTTCCCGGTCTCGATCCATGAGGCCGACAACCGGGGCCAGACCTTCGGCCAGGTCAGCAACGCCTTCATTCGCGTGGTGAACCAGGCGGACGGCCAGGAGCTCGCCCGCTACGACCTCTCCGAGGACGCCTCCACCGAGACCGCGATGATCTTCGGTGAGCTCTATCGGTACGGGGGCGAATGGAAGTTCCGGGCGGTGGGGCAGGGGTACGCGTCCGGCCTCCGGGGCATCGCTCTAGACTTCGGGGTCAACGTTTCGTAA
- a CDS encoding Tellurium resistance: MAFWDGLFPGRAAQFDSGSAASNSIDLTKRRPTVSLTKQGAATGNLRVNLSWRMRTSDIEGRSRQSGQLLRHPSKLFKPEVVQAHTQSMVNVDLDLGCMYELADGSKGVVQPLGNFFGSLNAPPYVNLSGDDRFGGSSGETIFVNLDHRDEIKRLLFFVYIYDQTPAFDRTHAKVTLYPSNGPRIEIELDERAPQARSCAVFTVEKVKDELVVRRAVKFVYGFQAELDRLYGWGLQWGRGYKTKA, encoded by the coding sequence ATGGCCTTCTGGGACGGCCTCTTTCCGGGCAGGGCCGCGCAGTTCGACTCGGGCAGCGCGGCCAGCAACTCCATCGACCTCACGAAACGGCGCCCGACGGTCTCCCTGACCAAACAGGGCGCCGCCACCGGCAACCTCCGGGTCAACCTCTCCTGGCGGATGCGCACCTCCGACATCGAGGGCCGCTCACGCCAGAGCGGCCAACTGCTCCGCCACCCCTCGAAGCTCTTCAAGCCCGAGGTCGTCCAGGCGCACACCCAGAGCATGGTCAACGTCGACCTGGACCTCGGCTGCATGTACGAGCTCGCGGACGGCAGCAAGGGCGTCGTGCAGCCGCTCGGCAACTTCTTCGGGTCCCTGAACGCGCCGCCGTACGTGAACCTGAGCGGCGACGACCGGTTCGGCGGCTCGTCCGGCGAGACGATCTTCGTCAATCTCGACCACCGGGACGAGATCAAGCGGCTGCTGTTCTTCGTCTACATCTACGACCAGACCCCGGCCTTCGACCGCACCCACGCCAAGGTCACGCTCTACCCCAGCAACGGGCCGCGGATCGAGATCGAACTGGACGAGCGCGCCCCGCAGGCCCGCTCCTGCGCGGTGTTCACCGTCGAGAAGGTCAAGGACGAGCTGGTCGTCCGCCGTGCGGTGAAGTTCGTCTACGGCTTCCAGGCGGAACTGGACCGGCTGTACGGGTGGGGCCTGCAGTGGGGGCGCGGCTACAAGACCAAGGCCTGA
- a CDS encoding DUF3052 domain-containing protein, giving the protein MSATADHAEERTNPATRLGFEPGQVVQEIGYDDDVDFDLREGIESIIGSDLVDEDYDDVADAVVLWFRDEDGDLTDSLVDAIGLLEDGGVVWLLTPKTGRDGYVEPSDISDAAQTAGFSQTKSISVAKDWSGSRLVAPKR; this is encoded by the coding sequence GTGAGCGCGACCGCGGACCACGCGGAGGAGCGGACCAACCCGGCAACGAGGCTGGGGTTCGAGCCCGGACAGGTGGTCCAGGAGATCGGTTACGACGACGACGTCGATTTCGATCTCCGCGAAGGCATCGAGTCCATCATCGGGTCGGACCTTGTGGACGAGGACTACGACGACGTCGCTGACGCCGTCGTGCTCTGGTTCCGCGACGAGGACGGAGATCTGACGGACTCCCTGGTCGATGCCATTGGCCTGCTGGAGGACGGCGGGGTCGTTTGGCTGCTGACGCCGAAGACGGGCCGTGACGGCTACGTCGAGCCCAGCGACATCAGTGACGCCGCGCAGACCGCCGGCTTCTCCCAGACCAAGAGCATCAGCGTGGCCAAGGACTGGTCGGGCAGCCGACTGGTCGCCCCCAAGCGCTGA
- a CDS encoding DedA family protein has translation METWINDLMDTLGAPGAGIAVALENLFPPIPSEVILPLAGFASASGRMDLLAALLWTTAGSVIGALALYGVGALLGRERTVAIAAKLPLVKVADIERTEAWFARHGTKAVFFGRMVPIFRSLISVPAGVERMPLPVFLVLTTLGSAIWNTAFVLAGYALGDNWEQVTGYVSVYSKAVLVTAAGAVVCFVGLRLLRPGRGVRRGTR, from the coding sequence ATGGAAACCTGGATCAACGACCTCATGGACACGCTCGGTGCTCCCGGTGCGGGGATCGCCGTCGCTCTCGAGAACCTCTTCCCGCCGATCCCCAGCGAGGTGATCCTGCCGCTCGCGGGCTTCGCCTCCGCGAGCGGGCGGATGGATCTGCTCGCCGCTCTGCTGTGGACGACGGCCGGCTCGGTGATCGGCGCGCTCGCCCTGTACGGGGTGGGGGCGCTGCTCGGTCGTGAGCGGACCGTCGCGATCGCGGCGAAGCTGCCGCTGGTGAAGGTCGCGGACATCGAACGGACGGAGGCGTGGTTCGCCCGGCACGGCACCAAGGCCGTGTTCTTCGGGCGGATGGTGCCGATCTTCCGCAGTCTGATCTCCGTGCCCGCCGGCGTCGAGCGGATGCCGCTGCCCGTCTTCCTCGTCCTCACGACGCTGGGCAGCGCGATCTGGAACACCGCCTTCGTGCTGGCCGGTTACGCGCTCGGCGACAACTGGGAGCAGGTCACCGGCTATGTGTCGGTGTACTCGAAGGCGGTGCTCGTGACGGCTGCGGGTGCGGTGGTGTGCTTCGTGGGGCTGCGGCTGCTCAGGCCGGGTCGGGGAGTACGGCGGGGGACCCGTTGA